The window TATCCAAAGACAAACCATTATCTATGGCAATTTGTGATAAAGAGTCGCCTGATTTAATTTTATAGGTAGTCATTTCTTCGGCATTCACTTCATTTGCACTGTACATAGCAAAAATAGATGCTCCTAGCACCATTCCAATAGTTTTGATCATATTATATTTTTTCAATTTTAAGCCCTCCTATAGGTCCTGTATTGGTTATATAAATTACTTAATAAATTACTAATAGAACTTATTAAGTAACACCAAGTTAATCAGAGTAGTGGTCATCTAACTAACTTACATTAACTACTATACAGGGTTTTAAAAAAGCTATCTGTTCAAAATAAATAACAAGAATAAAATATTGAACAGTTATGAAATATTTGTATATAAAATTCGTGAGATTGACATATTTGTCATCATTCTATCGCTAAACAGAATTAAATGACGGTTATTTGTTATTAATCTTTGCTTACTATATAATATGATTAATAGATTGGAGGGCTATTATGTATTCAACACTTTCAAAAAAAACAATGAATTATTTATTTATTATCAATCAATTATATAGAGAAGAAACAAACATTGAACTATTTATGGCTAGTATGCAATGTACACGATTAACCATTCAATCCAACGTTGAAACATTGAATCAAATAATTTATCCTAGTATCATTCAACAATACCAAGAGAACTACTCCTTAACTATTCCTTATAATGACTCTTATGATCATTGTATCGCCAAAATATTAACTGATAGTTTTGAATTAACATTATTAGAAGCCATTTTCTTTGAAGAAGAACATAGTTACTTAACCTTATCAGAAAAGCTCTATACTAGTGAATCAACCATACGACGCACAATTGGGACTCTAAATGATCATTTAAAACCATTTGATGTCCAAATTATCACACGTCCCCTAAGAATTATCGGTAATGAACGATTAATCCGAATTATCTTTTTTCGATTATTTATCGAAAAATACGGTGTTTATGCTATTCCATTTGAGCCTAGTAGTATCGACTTCATTAAACAGTTCTATCACTTGAAAATCCCTTTTATTAACCGAGGAAAAAACAATCAAGCTGAACGTAACTTTGTTCTGTTTTCATTAGTTGGACTACAACGCGAAAAGAATAATCACTCTGTCCCAATTAAAGGGAAAAACACTGTTGCAAAATTCATTGCCAATTGGTTAGATAAAGTGCCCTTCATAGGGATAGGTAAATTAATCAAAAACCAACCAAAAGATACCATCACTTTTTTATCCAACGTTTTCTACCTTTATTTAACCGATGATTTCTTTGCTATAAATGGCGAACTAACGTCTGATTCAAAAAAGAAACGCTTAGCAAAAGTGGAAGAATTCGTCCAACATGTTTTAAAAGAAACCCACCTACAAATTCCACACAAAATAAAATCATACATCGTACGTGATGTTTATGATGCCAATTATGGCTTTTTAGCCATACAAGGGAACTGGGTTGAATTAGCCCTTCATAATAATGAATACGATAATTTTTATATTTTCAATCAAGCACTACTCGATAAAGAGATTGTTAAAAAAAATCTAGCTTTATTTTTAGGAGAAGAACAATTACAGTACCTATCTACTACCTATTTCTTAATTCAAACTAGAATTTTCCATTTTTTAAGCGAACAACACAAAGCACTCAAGATTGGGCTTTTTATTGATTTTGATAAAGAATTTAATGATTATTTATTTTCAGAACTTACAAGCATCCTACCTAGTAAATTTGAATTAATTAACCTTTCGACAAAAAAAGAAAGGCCTATTAACGAAAGTATCAAAACAGTTGATTTATTAGTTACCAACGTCTTCACTTCATTGTCCCTTTCAGAGAACTATATTTATCGTGTATCTCGTTTCTTTACTGAAGAGGAACTATTAAACATTGCTACTTGGGCAAGTGAATGCTATAAAAAAAAGGATGAGTCGCTTAATTAAGCAACTCATCCTTTTCTTTATAACTTATTAACGTTTAGATTCTGGAAATAATAAATCTAGTACATTTTTTGTTAAACGACGTCCTTTTCCTTGATACGGATAACAATGCATATGCATTGCTGGATTAAAGTTCGCTTCAATGATACCGTAAGCTTTTTCACTTTCAAAAGGATTAACCGTTTTATCTGGTATGATTAAATCAATTCCACAAATAACAGCACCTAGTTTTTCAACAGCTTGTTCAGCAATTATTTTATAATATTCAGGAATTTCATCCGTCATATCAATACTATCACCACCGGTACTAACATTTGAATTTTCACGTAAATAAGCTATTTGTCCCTTACTCAACACATCATGAATCGTCAATCCTTGTTCTTTTAACATCAACTGTTCAATTTCACCTAATTGAATTAACTCTAGTGGCGCACGATGGTGAGTCCCTCTTAATGGGTTATCATTTTTCTTTTTAACTAATTCCTCAATTGTAGAAACACCATCTCCTACAACGTTGGCAGGCACACGTAGCATTATCCCTCTCGTCTTACCGTTTATCACGAAGAAACGATATTCAGTCCCTGGAAGAAATTCTTCCACTAAAACATCTGTATCCTCATTAAAGGCAATTCTAAGTGCTTCTTCATAATCTTCTTGACTAGCACCTTCTTTAAAAATACTAATCCCTAATCCATAATTAGTAGACTTAGGTTTGACAACAAAGCCCATTTTACTTATTTCTGGATAAATTAAACGGGCACGTTCCATCGATTGAAATTCATATCCTTGAGGTACACGGAAGCCGGTTTCTGAGAGTACTTTTTTTGTCACGACTTTATTGGCCATCATAAGAGGCACCACGTAGTTATCTTTACTTGTCATATTAGCATTTTTTACATATTCAACATGTCCATTAAACGATAATTTTAAGAATTGATCTGATCGGTCAATTACCTCAACTTCAACCCCACGTTGTAAACTATCTGCTATCATAATTTGAGTTGAAAGCTCCATATCTCTAAATCCTTCTAATTGATACGTTTTTTCCCAAGCTTTATCGTAATATTGTTTACCTAAATGAATGCCTAATTCATTATTAGTAAACTCATCATTTTGAGTATAGCTTACCATCTTACCTGAAATCGTTTTTTGAGGATCATTTAATAGGTCTTCTGCTTTGTCAATTAAATAATGCCAATTAGCGGATGCATTTATTTCCTTTAACATGCCCTTCATCCCAGAAACCAATGCCATACCTTCTGTTAGATAACTTGTCTTTTCCAAAGGATCTTCAAGTGCTACTGCATTATTAATCTGAGTACCTAATTTCAATAATTCATCAGGATTCTCAGTTTCATTATTAATCCATAACATATACATTAAGAAAATATGTAAAAATTCTGTTTGATCTTCCGTTATACCATAACTAGCAAATGGGTTATTATCAATATTACGAATTTCTATATATTGAATACCTGCTTGTTTCAAGTCAGCCATTGATTTACCACCACGTAAACGAACAGGTGAATAAAATTCTTTTTCCTCAGACAACTTACCTTTTTCAATTAAATCGGCAATGTCTTGCTCGTATCGTTCTAATGATTCATAAGAAACAAATACATCATCATGATTAGTATAACCAAATTTACTATTTCTAATACTTCTAACGGGTTCATTTGGTTTCATTTCATTTTCGTCAAAATATCCCCATTCACTTACTGGAGTTGCACCAAATAAGTAGGTAACTAACCAACGATAGCGCAAATAGTTACGTGTAACCTTCAAATATAAATCCGTTTTAAATTCAACGAGATTAAGATAGTTCTGTTGTCCTTCAAATAATTTCTCAATAAATTTTTCATTAAATTCAAAATTATAATGAATACCACTAACCATTTGCTTACGTTTACCATATGATTTTGCTAGATACCTTCTATATAATACATCCTCAAATTTATCTAGTTTCGCAATAATAATGTCCTCATCTTTTTCTGGCAAAACAGGTGGCATACTAAGGGGCCATAACATTTCATCTTCATTCATTGAACGTAATACTACCTCATGTAATGCGCCTAGATAACTAACCACATCTGTTTCATTTTCAAAAACTGGCGTAATTAATTCAACTTGTGTTTCACTAAAATCTGTTTGAATATTAGGATGATAACTTCTTGAACCTAATATTTTTGGATGACCAGTTGTTGCAAGAACACCATTAAGCGTGACTCTTTGACTTTCTTTTTCTAAACCAACACGTATTTTTTTAAACCATTCTTCATTATTATTTTTTATTATTAAGTCTTTAAATGACTGCATATTATTCACCTCAAAATAAGCTTTAATCAGTTTATTATACCATTTTTAAATATGATTTACTCTTTAATTGCTTTATACATACAATTTGAGCAAAAAAAAAGAACTAGTAAGTTTACTAGTTCTTAACTCCGGCAGTAGGACTCGAACCTACGACATCATGATTAACAGTCATGCGCTACTACCAACTGAGCTATGCCGGATTATGCGTGGCAACGTCCTACTCTCACAGGGGGAAACCCCCAACTACCATCGGCGCTAAGAAGCTTAACTTCTGTGTTCGACATGGGAACAGGTGTATCCTTCTCGCTATCGCCACCACACTTTTTATATTCGAATGAATTCCTTCACTCAAAACTGGATTGAAACAAAACTTGACGCTCCGAAATACAATTTTTGGTTAAGTCCTCGACCGATTAGTATTGGTCCGCTGAATGCATCGCTGCACTTACACTTCCAACCTATCTACCTGATCGTCTCTCAGGGGTCTTACTTTCTTAAAGAAATGGGAAATCTCATCTTGAGGGGGGCTTCACGCTTAGATGCTTTCAGCGTTTATCCCTTCCACACGTAGCTACCCAGCTATGCCCTTGGCAGAACAACTGGTACACCAGCGGTGTGTCCATCCCGGTCCTCTCGTACTAAGGACAGCTCCTCTCAAATTTCCAACGCCCGCGACGGATAGGGACCGAACTGTCTCACGACGTTCTGAACCCAGCTCGCGTGCCGCTTTAATGGGCGAACAGCCCAACCCTTGGGACCGACTACAGCCCCAGGATGCGACGAGCCGACATCGAGGTGCCAAACCTCCCCGTCGATGTGGACTCTTGGGGGAGATAAGCCTGTTATCCCCAGGGTAGCTTTTATCCGTTGAGCGATGGCCCTTCCATGCGGAACCACCGGATCACTAAGCCCGACTTTCGTCCCTGCTCGACTTGTAGGTCTCGCAGTCAAGCTCCCTTCTGCCTTTGCACTCTTCGAATGATTTCCAACCATTCTGAGGGAACCTTTGGGCGCCTCCGTTACCTTTTAGGAGGCGACCGCCCCAGTCAAACTGCCCATCTGACTCTGTCTCCCGCCACGATTAGTGGCGCGGGTTAGAATGGTCATAACACAAGGGTAGTATCCCACCATTGCCTCCTTCGATACTGGCGTACCGAGCTCTACGGCTCCTACCTATCCTGTACATGTGGTACAAACATTCAAAATCAAACTACAGTAAAGCTCCATGGGGTCTTTCCGTCCTGTCGCGGGTAACCTGCATCTTCACAGGTACTAAAATTTCACCGAGTCTCTCGTTGAGACAGTGCCCAAATCGTTACGCCTTTCGTGCGGGTCGGAACTTACCCGACAAGGAATTTCGCTACCTTAGGACCGTTATAGTTACGGCCGCCGTTTACTGGGGCTTCAATTCTGAGCTTCGCTATTGCTAACCCATCCTCTTAACCTTCCAGCACCGGGCAGGCGTCAGCCCCTATACGTCATCTTTCGATTTTGCAGAGACCTGTGTTTTTGATAAACAGTCGCTTGGGCCTATTCACTGCGGCTGAACTTGCGTTCAGCACCCCTTCTCCCGAAGTTACGGGGTCATTTTGCCGAGTTCCTTAACGAGAGTTCACTCGCTCACCTTAGGATACTCTCCTCGACTACCTGTGTCGGTTTGCGGTACGGGCAGTTAGTCTCTCACTAGAAGTTTTTCTTGGCAGTGTGATATCAGTGACTTCGGTACTATTACTTCCCTCCCCATCACAGCTTGTCCTTATAGTGATAAGCATTTAACTCATCTCAAGACTCACTGCTTGGCCAGACTCTTCCAATCGTCTGGTTCACCTAACCTCCTGCGTCACTCCCTTGCTCAAACAATTCTAACTGGTACAGGAATATCAACCTGTTGTCCATCGCCTACGCCTGTCGGCCTCGGCTTAGGTCCCGACTAACCCTGGGAGGACGAGCCTTCCCCAGGAAACCTTAGTCATACGGTGGACGGGATTCTCACCCGTCTTTCGCTACTCATACCGGCATTCTCACTTCTAAGCGCTCCAGTAGTCCTCACGATCTACCTTCAACGCCCTTAGAACGCTCTCCTACCACTACACCCTAAGGTGTAATCCACAGCTTCGGTAGTATGTTTAGCCCCGGTAAATTTTCGGCGCAGGGTCACTCGACTAGTGAGCTATTACGCACTCTTTAAATGGTGGCTGCTTCTAAGCCAACATCCTAGTTGTTTATGCAACCCCACATCCTTTTCCACTTAACATACATTTTGGGACCTTAGCTGGTGGTCTGGGCTGTTTCCCTTTCGACTACGGATCTTATCACTCGCAGTCTGACTCCCGGATATGAATGAATGGCATTCGGAGTTTATCTGAATTCGGTAACCCGGGATGGGCCCCTAGTCCAAACAGTGCTCTACCTCCATCATTCTTAAGTCCGAGGCTAGCCCTAAAGCTATTTCGGAGAGAACCAGCTATCTCCAAGTTCGATTGGAATTTCTCCGCTACCCACACCTCATCCCCGCACTTTTCAACGTGCGTGGGTTCGGTCCTCCAGTGCGTTTTACCGCACCTTCAACCTGGACATGGGTAGATCACATGGTTTCGGGTCTACGACTACATACTATGACGCCCTATTCAGACTCGCTTTCGCTACGGCTCCGATTCTTCATCTTAACCTCGCATGCAATCGTAACTCGCCGGTTCATTCTACAAAAGGCACGCTATCACCCATTAACGGGCTCTAACTTGTTGTAGGCACACGGTTTCAGGTTCTATTTCACTCCCCTCCCGGGGTGCTTTTCACCTTTCCCTCACGGTACTGGTTCACTATCGGTCACTAGAGAGTATTTAGCCTTGGGAGATGGTCCTCCCGGATTCCGACGGAATTTCACGTGTTCCGCCGTACTCAGGATACTCATAGGTGTGTGACTAGTTTCGTTTACGGGGCTTTCACCCTCTTTGGCTGACCTTTCCAAGTCAATTCAACTACTACTCACAGCTACCACAGCTGAGTCCTACAACCCCAACAAGCAAGCTTGTTGGTTTGGGCTGTTTCCGTTTCGCTCGCCGCTACTAAGGAAATCGATTTTTCTTTCTCTTCCTGCAGGTACTTAGATGTTTCAGTTCTCTGCGTCTCACCCTCGCTAACCTATGTATTCAGTTAGGAGTA is drawn from Vagococcus xieshaowenii and contains these coding sequences:
- a CDS encoding helix-turn-helix domain-containing protein, which codes for MYSTLSKKTMNYLFIINQLYREETNIELFMASMQCTRLTIQSNVETLNQIIYPSIIQQYQENYSLTIPYNDSYDHCIAKILTDSFELTLLEAIFFEEEHSYLTLSEKLYTSESTIRRTIGTLNDHLKPFDVQIITRPLRIIGNERLIRIIFFRLFIEKYGVYAIPFEPSSIDFIKQFYHLKIPFINRGKNNQAERNFVLFSLVGLQREKNNHSVPIKGKNTVAKFIANWLDKVPFIGIGKLIKNQPKDTITFLSNVFYLYLTDDFFAINGELTSDSKKKRLAKVEEFVQHVLKETHLQIPHKIKSYIVRDVYDANYGFLAIQGNWVELALHNNEYDNFYIFNQALLDKEIVKKNLALFLGEEQLQYLSTTYFLIQTRIFHFLSEQHKALKIGLFIDFDKEFNDYLFSELTSILPSKFELINLSTKKERPINESIKTVDLLVTNVFTSLSLSENYIYRVSRFFTEEELLNIATWASECYKKKDESLN
- the gshAB gene encoding bifunctional glutamate--cysteine ligase GshA/glutathione synthetase GshB produces the protein MQSFKDLIIKNNNEEWFKKIRVGLEKESQRVTLNGVLATTGHPKILGSRSYHPNIQTDFSETQVELITPVFENETDVVSYLGALHEVVLRSMNEDEMLWPLSMPPVLPEKDEDIIIAKLDKFEDVLYRRYLAKSYGKRKQMVSGIHYNFEFNEKFIEKLFEGQQNYLNLVEFKTDLYLKVTRNYLRYRWLVTYLFGATPVSEWGYFDENEMKPNEPVRSIRNSKFGYTNHDDVFVSYESLERYEQDIADLIEKGKLSEEKEFYSPVRLRGGKSMADLKQAGIQYIEIRNIDNNPFASYGITEDQTEFLHIFLMYMLWINNETENPDELLKLGTQINNAVALEDPLEKTSYLTEGMALVSGMKGMLKEINASANWHYLIDKAEDLLNDPQKTISGKMVSYTQNDEFTNNELGIHLGKQYYDKAWEKTYQLEGFRDMELSTQIMIADSLQRGVEVEVIDRSDQFLKLSFNGHVEYVKNANMTSKDNYVVPLMMANKVVTKKVLSETGFRVPQGYEFQSMERARLIYPEISKMGFVVKPKSTNYGLGISIFKEGASQEDYEEALRIAFNEDTDVLVEEFLPGTEYRFFVINGKTRGIMLRVPANVVGDGVSTIEELVKKKNDNPLRGTHHRAPLELIQLGEIEQLMLKEQGLTIHDVLSKGQIAYLRENSNVSTGGDSIDMTDEIPEYYKIIAEQAVEKLGAVICGIDLIIPDKTVNPFESEKAYGIIEANFNPAMHMHCYPYQGKGRRLTKNVLDLLFPESKR